Proteins encoded together in one Lactiplantibacillus brownii window:
- a CDS encoding TetR/AcrR family transcriptional regulator, protein MERPRIRDYFQQDLGQNETITPKQRAILQASLDLFAEKGFDQTSTSDIAQRAGVAEGTVYRRYKTKAALRDAILAPITAHIVPILASDFSEDKLRQRYPSLQAFVTAIFTDRVAFAKANVKELKVIFEVAAFDTERREQILSQIAPKMVKQMGSVINQLKADHLIVDWPNDLILQSLLSQLFGYLARLILELPGTEIEREQAYLITVMTKILTPGEHDQITGQ, encoded by the coding sequence ATGGAACGACCACGGATACGGGATTATTTTCAACAGGATCTAGGTCAGAATGAAACGATTACACCTAAGCAACGGGCCATCCTCCAGGCAAGTCTCGATTTGTTTGCTGAAAAGGGTTTTGACCAGACCAGTACTAGTGATATTGCACAACGGGCCGGCGTTGCGGAGGGGACGGTCTATCGGCGGTATAAGACTAAGGCTGCCTTACGGGATGCCATCTTAGCACCAATTACCGCGCACATTGTGCCAATCTTAGCGAGTGATTTTTCAGAGGATAAATTACGGCAGCGTTATCCCAGTCTACAGGCATTCGTCACAGCAATTTTTACGGACCGAGTTGCATTTGCTAAAGCTAACGTGAAAGAGTTAAAGGTCATTTTTGAAGTGGCAGCTTTTGACACCGAACGACGCGAACAGATTCTTAGCCAGATTGCGCCTAAGATGGTCAAGCAGATGGGAAGTGTCATCAATCAACTAAAAGCAGATCATTTGATTGTGGATTGGCCGAATGATTTGATACTGCAAAGTTTGTTATCGCAGCTATTCGGTTACCTAGCGCGGTTAATACTGGAATTGCCGGGAACTGAAATTGAGCGCGAACAAGCGTATTTGATTACGGTGATGACCAAAATATTGACCCCGGGTGAA